The following coding sequences are from one Nicotiana tomentosiformis chromosome 3, ASM39032v3, whole genome shotgun sequence window:
- the LOC104109768 gene encoding high mobility group B protein 3-like, whose translation MGRHRVKTDYEEVRKAQILENQARLASVGLSKTIAELRNITGKPQTEKKKHNKIDYFSTPLRRSKRLKGGNDSKVEKSSAEETNKPKRPTTAFFIFMEEFRKQYKEKHPNNKSVAAVGKAAGEKWKSFSDAEKAPYQAKVEEMMAEYQNKMQAYNINKKQQAAADVSALPRALSLIAD comes from the exons ATGGGAAGGCACAGAGTGAAAACTGACTACGAAGAAGTCCGGAAAGCACAAATCTTAGAAAACCAG GCTCGATTGGCCAGTGTTGGACTTTCAAAAACCATAGCAGAGCTTCGAAATATCACTGGTAAACCACAAACAGAGAAGaaaaaacataacaaaattgactACTTCTCCACTCCTTTGCGTCGTTCCAAACGATTAAAAGGAGGTAATGATTCCAAGGTTGAGAAGAGTAGTGCTGAAGAGACTAATAAGCCAAAGAGGCCTACAACTGCTTTCTTCATTTTTATGGAAGAGTTCAGGAAACAGTACAAAGAAAAACATCCAAACAACAAATCTGTTGCTGCTGTGGGTAAAGCTGCTGGAGAGAAGTGGAAATCCTTTTCAGATGCAGAGAAAGCTCCTTATCAAGCAAAGGTAGAGGAAATGATGGCTGAATACCAAAACAAGATGCAGGCTTATAACATTAACAAAAAACAACAGGCTGCTGCTGATGTTTCTGCATTACCAAGAGCATTAAGTTTAATAGCAgattga
- the LOC104109767 gene encoding uncharacterized protein, whose product MGRLGMKTDYEELRNARILENQARLAGLGLQKTIAELRTITSKPQSEKKKYNKVDYFSTPLRRSNRLKGNTPPELDLRRSGRLNEKSCYSAPPAKRKLGLFEGGDVEDDTEKRPANAPLLRVKDGLIPHLTPEALSRRCTSKERGTIYDPIFGICCHFCRQKKLCGEEDCKRCGDLDTDQPCLGKTDCSICHSTNGVLCRGCLKVRYGEELEEVRANKGWVCPHCTEEKGINPYWICNSSLCLKKRKMAPTGIAIFRAREMGYKSVAHLLMDQLQQAVKGR is encoded by the exons ATGGGAAGGCTTGGAATGAAAACTGACTATGAAGAACTGCGAAATGCCCGGATCTTGGAAAACCAG GCTCGATTGGCTGGTCTTGGACTTCAAAAAACAATCGCAGAGCTTCGAACTATCACTTCCAAACCTCAATCGGAGAagaaaaaatataacaaagtTGACTATTTCTCCACTCCTTTGCGCCGTTCCAATCGATTGAAAGGCAACACCCCTCCCGAATTAGACTTGCGCCGTTCGGGTCGCTTGAATGAGAAGTCCTGCTACTCTGCTCCACCAGCAAAAA GGAAATTGGGACTTTTCGAAGGAGGAGATGTTGAAGATGATACTGAGAAGAGACCTGCTAATGCACCTCTGCTGAGAGTGAAAGATGGCTTAATACCGCACCTTACACCGGAAGCTTTATCTAGGCGTTGCACTAGCAAAGAAAGGGGAACTATATATGACCCTATTTTTGGTATTTGCTGTCACTTTTGCAG ACAAAAGAAATTGTGTGGTGAAGAAGACTGTAAACGATGTGGTGATTTGGACACGGATCAACCTTGCTTAG GCAAGACAGATTGTTCAATTTGCCATTCTACCAATGGTGTTCTTTGCCGAGGTTGTCTTAAGGTTCGATATGGTGAAG AACTGGAGGAGGTGAGAGCAAATAAAGGTTGGGTATGCCCTCATTGCACTGAAGAAAAAGGCATCAATCCATATTGGATATGTAACAG CTCATTGTGTCTAAAGAAGCGAAAGATGGCTCCAACTGGGATCGCCATATTCAGAG CTAGAGAGATGGGATACAAATCAGTGGCGCATCTGTTAATGGATCAGCTTCAGCAAGCAGTGAAGGGGAGATGA